A window of the Brassica napus cultivar Da-Ae chromosome A2, Da-Ae, whole genome shotgun sequence genome harbors these coding sequences:
- the LOC106384042 gene encoding GSH-induced LITAF domain protein: MSKEGETVIGVPYYAGHNPYQAGIVPPNAIYGDPMGAPIQQTIYRDTPAPFNCLYCGNTGLTSIRSKPGVAAVVACMMPFMLGFCFLCPSMDCLWNKYHHCPQCGNKVADFEKSDPCLVMDPPQWKQPSFALPA; the protein is encoded by the exons ATGTCGAAAGAGGGAGAAACGGTGATCGGAGTTCCGTATTACGCGGGACACAACCCGTATCAAGCCGGAATCGTGCCGCCGAACGCAATCTACGGAGATCCGATGGGTGCTCCGATCCAGCAAACGATTTATCGGGACACTCCCGCTCCTTTCAATTGCCTCTATTGCGGCAACACTGGCCTCACCAGTATCAG ATCTAAACCAGGTGTAGCTGCTGTGGTTGCTTGCATGATGCCATTTATGCTTGGGTTCTGCTTTCTCTGCCCTTCAATGGATTGCCTGTGGAATAAGTACCACCATTGCCCTCAGTGTGGgaataag GTTGCTGACTTTGAGAAATCAGATCCATGCCTGGTGATGGATCCGCCACAGTGGAAGCAACCCAGCTTCGCACTCCCTGCATGa
- the LOC106384051 gene encoding GEM-like protein 5: protein MTGSQEETHKPQIVDQEHPKTVETEAQQPSSSSPDKKKWGTHVMGAPAEPVAHPDNQQAAAWVAGDNRQMPYQPYIVYSPVEHPPSNNPLEPVIGMFHTWSRKAETVARNIWHNLKTGPSMEETVWGKANLTVKAITKGGFESLFRQIFGTDPNEKLKKTFACYLSTTTGPVAGTLYLSNVRVAFCSDRPLFFTAPSGQEAWSYYRVVVPLVNIATVNPVVVKEDPPEKYIQLTTVDGHDFWFMGFVNYEKASHHLLTSVSDSQTARTSASG from the exons ATGACAGGATCCCAAGAAGAGACTCACAAGCCTCAGATCGTGGATCAAGAACATCCCAAAACAGTAGAAACAGAGGCCCAGCAGCCTTCTTCGTCGTCTCCGGATAAGAAGAAATGGGGTACTCATGTGATGGGAGCTCCGGCTGAACCGGTGGCTCATCCTGATAACCAGCAGGCAGCGGCTTGGGTCGCTGGTGATAACCGGCAGATGCCGTACCAACCTTACATCGTCTACTCTCCTGTAGAGCATCCTCCGTCTAACAACCCTCTCGAGCCCGTCATCGGAATGTTCCATACTTGGAGCAGGAAGGCTGAAACCGTAGCTCGCAACATCTGGCACAATC TGAAGACGGGACCGTCTATGGAGGAAACGGTGTGGGGAAAGGCTAACTTGACGGTGAAAGCGATAACAAAGGGAGGTTTCGAGTCTCTCTTCAGACAGATATTCGGAACGGATCCGAACGAGAAGCTGAAGAAGACTTTCGCATGTTATCTCTCGACTACGACAGGCCCTGTCGCTGGAACTTTGTATCTCTCTAATGTTCGCGTTGCTTTTTGTAGCGACCGTCCTCTCTTCTTCACAGCGCCTTCAGGACAAGAAGCTTGGAGTTACTACAGG GTGGTGGTACCGTTGGTGAATATTGCGACGGTAAACCCGGTGGTGGTGAAGGAGGATCCACCGGAGAAGTATATCCAGCTGACGACGGTGGATGGACATGACTTCTGGTTCATGGGTTTTGTTAATTACGAGAAGGCTTCTCATCATTTGCTGACTAGTGTCTCGGACTCTCAAACCGCTCGTACCTCTGCGTCTGGTTAG